Below is a window of Myroides profundi DNA.
GACGAAAACTAAACATTAACTATCATAATCCTTTTCTAGGATTATCTCAATAAACACAAGATTATGTCAGCAAATTTAGTTGTGCCTACCATGGCCGAAATGATGGCAAGAGGAGAACAACCAGAAGTATTATTCTGGGTTGGTTGTTCTGGAAGTTTTGACGATAGAGCAAAAAAGATTACAAAAGCATTCGTAAAGATATTAAATAAAGCAAACGTATCATTTGCTGTACTTGGTACAGAAGAAGGATGTACTGGGGATCCAGCAAAGAGAGCAGGGAATGAGTTTGCATTCCAAATGCAAGCAATGATGAATATCCAAGTATTAGATGGATATGAAATTAAAAAAATCGTAACTGCTTGTCCTCACTGCTTTAATACACTTAAGAATGAGTACCCTGATTTGGGTGGTAAATATGAAGTTGTACACCATACTCAATTCTTGAAGTCACTTTTAGATGATGGAAGATTGACTATAGAAGGTGGGCAATTTAAAGGGAAGAGAATTACTTTCCACGATCCATGTTATTTAGGACGTGCTAATCAAGTTTATGAAGCTCCGCGTCAATTGATTGAAAAATTAGATGCAGAGTTAGTAGAAATGAAACGCTCTAGACAAAATGGTTTCTGCTGTGGTGCTGGAGGTGCTCAACTTTTTAAAGAACCAGAACATGGTGATAAAGAAGTGCATGTAGAGCGTACAGAAGAGGCTATAGGGACTAATGCAGAGATTATCGCTGCTGGATGTCCTTTCTGTAATACAATGCTTACAGATGGAGTGAAATTTAAAGAAAAAGAAAGCTCAGTAAAAGTACTAGACGTAGCTGAGTTAATCGCAAACGCAGAAGATTTATAAAATATGTTTAAACCATTTGAAGAAATGCCTGATCATTCGAGAGTTTGGATTTACCAATCTAATCGTAAGTTCTCAGATGAAGAGGTTCAAGATATAGATAAGGATTTAGCTGCTTTTACAGCAGAGTGGGCAGCGCATGCTACACCATTAGAATCTTCTTATAAGATATTTTACAATAGATTTATTGTATTAACAGTAGATCAAGATATACACCCTGCTTCAGGATGTTCAATAGATGCTTCAGTTCGTGTGATTCAAGATATTGAACAAAAGTATAATGTAGACTTACTAGATAAGATGAATGTTACTTATAAAACAGGAGAATTCATCGCTTTTAAAACTTTATTAGAATTTAAAGATTTAGTAAAGTCTAAGTCTGTATCAGCTAATACGATTGTATTCAATAATTTAGTAAATGATTTAGGAGAGTTTAGAGAATTTTGGGAAGTTCCAGCATCTGAAAGTTGGCATTCACGTTTTTTTAAATAGATTCTAATATTTATATTTACGATATCAAAATCACCATCAAATAGACTTTTGATGGTGATTTTTTTTGACCTAAAATAAAAACTAATGAAAAGATTGACTGTTGTACTACTTCTTGTAGCTTCTAGTGCGTTTGGACAGGTTAAGTTTAATCAAGCTAGACAGAAACAATGGGTAGATAGTGTATATAATACGTTGAATTTAGAGGAAAGAATAGGACAGCTGTTTATGGTTGCGGCTTACTCTAATAAAAATGAGGCTCATGTACAGAGTTTAGAGAAACTTGTGCAAGAACAGCATATTGGAGGATTAATCTTCTTTCAAGGTGGACCTGTTCGTCAAGCTGAAATGACTAATCGCTTACAGACTTTAAGTAGAATACCTATGCTAGTAGGTATAGATGGTGAGTGGGGACTGAGTATGCGTTTAGAAGATACTTACCGTTTTCCTTATAATATGACATTGGGGGCTGTTCAAGATATGGACTTGATTTATCAAGTGGGAGAAGCGATGGCTAAACAAACTAAGCGTTTAGGTATGCAGTTTAACTTTGGACCAGTATTAGATATTAATATTAATCCAAAGAATCCTATTATCGGAGTGCGTTCTTTTGGTGAGACGAGAGAGATAGTAACAGATAGAGCTAGTGCATTTATGCAAGGATATCAAAGTCAAGATATTTTTGCAACAGGAAAACACTTTCCAGGACATGGTGATACGTCTACAGATTCACATCACAAATTACCTGTAATTGACTTTGATAAAGGACGATTAAATAGAGTTGAATTATATCCGTATAAGAAATTATTTGAAGAAGGACTGTCTAGTGTGATGATAGCCCATCTAAACTTACCTGCTTATGAACCTAATGATATTCCTACTTCGTTATCTTATAATATTGTAACGAAGTTGTTGAAAGAAGAATTAGGTTTTGAAGGACTGATCTTTACTGATGCTTTAAATATGAAGGCAGCTGCTAATTATCTAAAGCCAGGGGAAGTTGACTTAGCTGCTTTTAAAGCAGGGAATGACTTATTGCTTTTCTCTGAAGATGTGCCTACTGCGCTAACGAAGATATTAGATGCTTATAATACAGGAGAAATATCAGAAGAACGCTTATCTCATTCGGTAAAGAAAGTTCTAGCCTACAAGTACAAATCAGGTATGACAAAGTTCTCTGCTATTGAAACAGGTAGCTTAGTTAAGGACTTGAATGCTCCAGTTTACGATGATTTAAATCAGAAGTTGTATGAAGAAGCAATGACTTTAACGAAGAATGAAGATAGGTTAGTTCCTTTTAAGCATTTAGAAAAACAAAAGATAGCTTATGTAAAGTTAGGAGATGATGATGGTAGTCAATTCTTAAGTATGCTTCAGAATTATGATGATGTAACAGAAATTGCCGGAGATAGTTTAGAAGATTTGTCTGCGTTTACAACTATTATTGTTGGCTATCACAAGGTGGATAACCCATGGCGTAAGCACGATATGTCAGACACAGAAAAGGCGACTTTACGTAATTTAGCCGCTAGAAAGAATACTGTGTTAGTATCTTTTGCTAAGCCGTATGCGCTTGAGTCAATGCCTTTAGATAAGGTAAATACTGTGTTAGTAGGGTATCAGAATAATAAATTTGCTCAGCAAGCTGCTGCTCAAGTACTATTTGGGGCAATAGGAGCTAAAGGAAAGTTACCAGTTTCTATCAATGGTTCTTTTGCTGTTGGTACAGGACTTAAAACGAAAGCTATTGATCGTTTAGGTTTTTCTACTGCAGCAAATGAAGGAATGGATCCTGATGTGTTAAATAGAATTGATGCCATTGCTCAAGGAGCTATAGATAAACAATACACACCAGGTATTCAGGTAGTAGTGACTCGTCATGGTAAAGTAGTATATCAAAAAGCTTTTGGACATCATACTTATGATAATAGCACAAAGGTATTAAATACAGATCTATATGATTTAGCTTCTTTAACTAAGATCTTAGGAACGTTGCCAGTATTGGTAAAGATGTATGATGATCATAAAGTGAGAATGGAGACTAAACTAGGACAGATGTTGCCGATGTTTAAACATACAGATAAAGAAGATATCACCTTTAAAGATTTGTTGACACATCAGTCAGGTTTACCAGCTTGGATTCCTTTTTATAAACGCACTCTAGCAGAGAATAATAGACCTGATCCGAGTTTGTATAGCTTCTTCTACACTCCAGAGTATCCTACTCAAGTGTCAGAGAATTTATATATTAAAAAAGGGTATACAAATGAAATTCTACAACAAATAGCAGATTCTAAATTATCTAAAAAGGAATATAAGTATAGTGATTTAGGGTTTATTATGATGAAGGAGTTTGTGGAGAGTAAATATCACAAGACACTTGATCAAGTAGTGGAAAGTGAGTATTATAATAAGATGGGAGCTTGGCGTTTAACTTATTTGCCATTGCGTAAATTTGACTTGAATGTAATTCCTCCTACTGAAATAGATAATTATTACCGTTATACCACTGTACAAGGGTATGTGCATGATATGGGAGCAGCTATGCAAGGTGGTGTTGCTGGGCATGCAGGATTGTTTGGATCAGCATTAGATGTTGCTAAAATGATGCAGTTATATCTGAATAAAGGGGAATATGGAGGTGATCGTTTCTTCTCAGAAGATACTTTTAATACATTTAATGAGTGTGCTTATTGTAGTAAAGGTAGTAGAAGGGGAATAGGATTCGATAAACCGCAAAAGCCAGGTTCTCCTGGTCCAACATGTGGATGTGCTTCAATGTCTAGTTTTGGACATACTGGGTTTACAGGAACAATGGCTTGGGCTGACCCTGATAAAGATTTAGTATTTGTATTTTTATCTAATAGGACTTATCCAGATAGCAATGTAAATAATTTATCAAAAGCTAATATTAGAGAAGATATTCAAAAGGTAATTTACGAGTCTATCATAAAGTAAACAGAAATATGACGTAAAGGCGTAGCGATGGCTACGCTTTTTTTATGAACTGTATTTAGAGCTTAGTTGTTATCTAGTTTGTTATGAGTAAGTTGAATAATTATGTCATTGTGTTCTTGTGATACAAATAGTAATATCTTGATTTGGTAATTTGTTGATATTGTGCTTGTTAATAGTCAGTATAAATAAGCTAATTAGACTTGTTAAAAATAAAGTTGTATTTCTTTGGTTTTTACTAACATGACCAATACTTTTGTTATTTAAAATTAATTTAAATAATGAGACCGTTTAAGGAAGTATTTTTTTGTTTTTTACTACTTCTGTTACCTTGTTTAGTAAATGCTCAAGGAACTGTAGGTAAAGTAAAAGGAATCGTTTATGATTCACAGAAAACTCCCATTATAGGAGTATCTGTTTCTATTAAAGGAAGTACAATTGGCGTTCAGACAGATCTAGATGGGAAGTTTGAATTACAGCACACAACAGGACAACATATAATACTGTTTAATTATGTAGGTATGGTTGAAGAGAGCAGAACTGTTCAATTTAATACAAGTCCAAAATCATTGAGTATTACTATGCAAGATGAGCCTTCTGTATTAGATGATGTTGTGGTTAGTGTAAAAGGTAAAGTAGATGCTTTAAAAGAGCAAGCTTTTACAGTAAGCGCTGTAGATATGCAAAAGATAGCTAATAGTACTTATGATTTAAATCAAATACTAAACAAAAGTAGCGGTATCAAAGTTAGACAGCAAGGTGGTGTAGGGTCTGATTATAATTTTTCTGTAAACGGAATGTCTGGAAAAGCAGTTAAGTTTTTTGTAGACGGAGTTCCATTAGAGATGTTAGGTAAAGGAGTGGATATGAATACACTTCCTATTAATATGGCTCAACGTGTAGAGATATATAAAGGAGTTGTCCCTGTTCATTTGAGCACTGATGCTATGGGAGGTGCAGTCGATATTATCACGAATGGTAATTCTAAAGATTACTTAGATGCTAGTTATATGACTGGATCTTTTAATACCCATAAAGTTAATTTAAATGGACAATTAAAAGATAAGGGTACTGGAATTATAATGAGACTGAATAGTGCTTATAATTACTCGGATAATGATTATAAGATGCGTGATATGAAGATCTATAATCCCCAAGCTGAGAAGTATGAATACAGAGATGTAAAACGTTTCAATGATCGCTACAAATCTTTATTTGTAATGGCAGAATTGGGAATAGAGGATAAGTCATGGGCTGATATGTTATTCGTAGGAGTGTCACATTCTTTATTTGATAAACAAATTCAGACAGGATCTAATCAAGAGATTGTGTATGGAGGAGTGAAGAGAGAAGGAGATGCGAATAATTACTTTTTAAAATATAAGAAGAAAGATCTATTGAACGATCGCTTTGATATCAATTATTATTTAGGGTATTCTAAGAGTTTAGAAAAAGGAACGGATACTTTAATGAGAAAATACAGTTGGGACGGAAGTTATGTTCCTGCAGCAGGAAGTGAACTTACTAACCCTTCTTTAAGTAGACAACACAGAGATCGTGTATTCTCTCAATTAACTACAGAGTATAGAATAAGTGATTCTCACAAGTTTAATTTTAATTATATGTTAGATTATGTGAAGAATCAATCTTATAATTTATTATACGATAAGAGAGAAGATGCTTATCCAACGAAAATGACAAAACAGATTTTCTCTATTAACTATCAACAAGATTGGTTTGATAAGAGATGGACTAATGTGTTTTTTGGAAAGTATTACTTAGTTGATTTAGATAAGACTGTCTTTGACTCTTCTACACGTAAGGATGTACCTGTTAAAAATCAATCAGGAAATTGGGGATATGGTATAGCGAGTACTTTTAAAATTACCAATGAACTAGGTTTAAAAGCTTCTTTTGAAAAATCATTCCGTTTATTAGAACCAGAAGAAATATTTGGTGATGGAGTGTCTATTACTAGTAACTTAGCTCTACGTCCTGAGAGCAGTAATAACTTCAACTTAGGGGTGTATTATAGCCAGCGTTTTGATGATCACTTCGTACGTTTTGATGCAGCAGGATATATTAGAGATACGAAGGATTATATTTATACAGTACCTAATTTATTCAATAGTACTTTTAAATATGAGAACTTATCTAATATCTTTACTAGAGGAGTAGAAGGAGAATTTAACTACCAGTATAAGAATATTCTTAATATCATGGCAAATATTACTTATAACTATGCTTATGACAATACGAAATACGCTAATAATAGTGATAATGTAGAGTCTGCTACTTATAAAAAAGAAGTGCCAAACCAGCCTTGGTTATATGGTAATATAGATGTTAGTATAGGACAAGATGATTGGTTCCAAAAAGATTCTCGTATTGAGTTAACTTATGGGGTATCTATGACAGAGTGGTTCTATAAAAACTGGCAGTCTTATGGAAACAAAAAGAATATTCCAACGATCCCTCGCCAGACATTACACGATGTAGGAATCAATTATTCGATAGCAAAAGGGAAGTATAACTTTGCTTTGAATTGTACTAATATTGGAAATGCTCTTGCTTATGACAACTTTAAACTTCAAAAACAAGGTAGAGCATTTTATTTCAAATTCAGATATTCTTTAAAATAGACATTACAGATGAAAAATAAATCATATACAATCTTATCTATGATCTTATTGCTTATTACAGTAATAGGATGTAGTAAAGAACCATCTCAGAGTGGTGGTTTTGAAGGAGAAAAAGATTATAAGTATTTCTTATTATCAGCATTGGGAAGTTGGCCTAATACGGTTCATTATATTACAGCTACCAATGATGTGACACAAGGAGTTATGGATCTGAATAGAGAAGGTGATGAAATTAACTCTAAAGGAACGTATTCTTATATCGTTAAGAATGGGTATATCTATAACTATAAAACAGATCAAGGAGTATTTAAAAAGTTCAAATATACAAATGATAAGCTAGTTACAGAGATAGAAGTACCTTTCTCTTATATTAATGACGTGAGTGCTTATACATGGGCTGATGATAACACTTTGATTCTTTTTGGAGATACAAGTGATATAGAGCGCATCCGATATACAGTTTTTAATACAACAAATCTTAAAATAGTAAAACAAGGAGAAGTGTCTGGCCTAGAGCCTTTCCCTCAAGGATATGACCATTATTCAATAGGTTCTGCAGCTTATATAGATGGAGTATTGTATTTACAGTACGGTTTTAGAAATGCGAAATGGTTGACACCTAATTTCTATAATATAGCTTCTATTTCATATCCAGATTTTAAAGTAATCAAATCAGAAGCAGACACTCGTAGTAGTGGTGCTAGTAATGGTTCTCCTTACTTTAAAACTTCTTTTGTAAAGGATAATGACAGCTTCTACTATAGTTGTTTTACACGTACAAATTCAGAGGCTAAAGATATTTATCTATTTAGAATTAAGACTGCAGAAGGGGTATTAGATAGATCTTACGAAATTAATTTGACGCAAGTATTAGGAGGATTAAAACCTGAAACAGCGATGAATTATATAGGAGACAACAAAATGATTATTGGTTATAGAGATCCAGCTAAAGGAGGAAGTTATAATGGGAAATACGCTATTATCGACTTAGAGACTAGATCAGTTGTAAGACAGTTGACAGAATTACCTTTAGATGAACCGTATGAACTAGGTTTCTTTGTTCAAGATAAGAAAGTCTACTTCGCGATTAATAGTGCAGAAGAAGGAAACTACGTTTGGATTTATGATCTAAAAACAGACAAGGTTACTAAGGGAATGACACTTCCTGATAAGATATCAGGATTTGCACGTTTCGATAAATTCTATGACTAATAAATTAGAATAATAAGTTTGATTTTTTATAGGAAGGAATATCTTTCTATTAGTTTGGTTAGGTTTGAAGCCACTTCCTTGGGAGTGGCTTTTTTTTATTTAGGATATTCTTCATAAGCTTTGAATAAGTTTCGGAGCATCTTGAACAGAGTCGTACTGTTTTCTTTGGTGCTTTCGAGTTTACTTTTTCGTTTAGCAGTGAAGGAGAACGATTCATTGGGTGTATGAATAGTACCTTCTAAGTTATCAGTATCGACTATGGAAGTTTGAAGAAGAGTAGGTCTATCTTTAGACATAGAAGAACAGATAAAACCATCTTGAGTCATTACACCTTCAAAACCTTCATTTCTTGTCGTACGTGCGATTAGAGTACCTTCATTTTGGAATAAATGGAAGTTCTCTATTTTAGAGTATTCTGTAAATTTAATTGGAGAATCTTGTTCTGAAAAGGTAAACTCCCATTGACCAGTTACATTAATAGCTGTATAAGTACTCGGAATAGAAAAACGAGGTTCTTTTGTCTTATAGGCTATAAAAGGGATGGTAACTAAAGCGTTTTTATCTTTCTTATCTTCAAATATTCCTTTAATTGTATCGTTTCGTATAATCCCTTTTAGATAGATATGACCACTGTAATCTAAAGGGTTGATAAAACTATCACTTGTTATTTCGGTATATTCTTTTTGATTTGTAATTGGACCATCTGTAAAGATGGTGCGATAACCATGAATATTAAGTGGAATGCTATCTAGTGTAAAAATAATAGGAATATTGATTCCTTTTATAGTGAAATCGGCTTTCCATCGGATAGAAGAATCAGTGTAATCTTGATTGCTTAATTTATCTGTACAACCATTCAAGAGTAAGATCATTAGAAAACAGCTAAGAAGATATCGAATAACAGACATGGATAGAAAATGTAGTGAAACAATTGGTTATAAACATTAAAACCCTTGTATAGAATGAACTATTTATCCAAAGGTAAGCTTTTATAGTTAGCATCTATATCATCTATATATTACTTCTATTATTTTGATGTAAATAAGAATTTAAATAGAAGTTTTTTTATTATTTATTCTAGGTCAAAAAAGTATATATCTGATATAGACAGAGAAGTTGTTTTGTGTTATTCTTATAACTCTTTTTTTATGGATGAAAATATAGTAAAAACGCTTGTCAATAAATTAATGAAGTCAGCACAGCTTATACTGACTTTTGCATATCTATTGGCTATTGGAATAGGGATGTTATTTAATTCACAGAAGTACAATGCTTTTGGTATTAATATTTTTGATTACTCTTCTATATTTGATTTTTTGATAGCTCCCTTTGCAGACTTTAGAATAGTAGCTTTTGCTATTGTGACAATGGTTATTACTTATCTATTGTTTAAAGGTGATGCATATTGGAAAGAGAAATTTCCTGCTAATTATAGCAAATCAACATTTAATCTTGAACAATATTCTTGGTATAGAAAAATAAAGGGAGGTGTGTTTATCCTTATTTTTATCTGGTATCTTATATTGATGGCACAGTATTATGGCAAGCGAACTTATGTTGAAACACTACAACAAGAATTGACTAAAATAGAGTATATAGGAGGGGAAGTGATAGAAGGAATTCTTATAGGGAAGACCAGTGATATATTGTTTTTATATGTAAATCAAGAAGTAAAAGCCATACCTATATCTGCGAATCTAAAGACTATACAGATTAAATAATAAAGGCTGTCCATTGGACAGCCTTTCGCTTTTATTTCTTTGGAGCATTGTCTACGAACATCTGCTTTACTTTAGCTACGTCATAGCTTTTATCAGCTTCTAATTCACCAGATGAAATTACATTAGTCGTTTTTCCTTCCCCATTGATTACGATGAAGAAAGGATAACCTAATTTCTGTCCTTCAGGAGCATATTTTTCGAATGCTTTAGCATTTTTATGTTTAGCTGTATAATTTAAGTGATAATAAACATAGTTCGCATCGACTACAGTTTTTATATCTTGATTTTTTTGTACAAAATCATTAAAACGAAGACACCATATACACCAGTTACCACCAGCTTGTACAAAAACATTTTTGCCTTCTGCTTTAGCCTTTGCGATTAGTTCTGTTATTTTAGCATCACCATCTTCTTCTTCGTTATATGGTTTTGCTAACGCCTCTTTTTCTTTAGCAATAGCTTGTTTAGCTGCTGCTGTATCTATTGCAGTAGTAGGTGTATTGTCAGAGGTAGTTGCTTCTGTTTCTGTTGCTACTTGTTCTGTTTTAACCTCTTGTTTACAGCTTACTAATGTTAGTACTGTAGCTAGTACTAGAGATGATAAAACTAATTTTTTCATATTTGTTAGGTTTATGTATTGTTGTTTCTAAATGAAATTCGGCGAAATGTAATAAAAATTAATAAGATATTGTATATATAGGATTACATTTACCATGAATATGGTATCTATTATGCTCAATATATTTTTTCGACGTTTTAATCTATTCTCAGAAGAAGAGATAGGTATTATTGTAGCTTTATTTGCACAACGCAATATTGCTAAGAATGACTATCTCGTAAAGGAAAATGAATACTGTGAAGAAATAGCCTTTATTGAATCAGGTATTTTTCGTTCCTTTTACACAAACGAAAAAGGAGATGAACTGACTTATTGTTTTCGTTTTCCAGATGATTTGATTGGTGCATATTCTGCTTTTATTACAGGAGGAAAAAGTATTGAGAGTATCCAAGCGATTGTTAATACAGTAGTTTGGTCTATTCAGAAGAAAGATCTCGATGCTTTAGCAGATAGATTACCTCAGTGGACTACTTTCTTAAAGATTATTGCTGAGCAACAGTATTTAGAATTAGAACGCAGAGTGATACAGTTTCAGCGAGAGACTGCCTCTGAACGTTATAAGAATCTATTGATGCATCACCCTAATTTTGTACAGTATATTCCGTTACAGTATTTGGCTTCTTATTTAGGAATTACCCAAAGACATTTAAGTCGTATCAGAAAAGAGATTACTTTTTAGACATTTGTCCAGTATTTAGACCTCTATTGGCTATTAGTTTTGTCTGTAAATCAAATTAATTATGCAGAACAATATTTTAATCATAGGAGGTAAGGGGTTAGTAGGGGGGACTATAGCTCGTATCTTAAAAGAGCGAAATCCTCAATGTAATATAATCTTAGGAACTAGATCTCCTAAAGATCTACAAAAAGAAGTACAGATAGATGTCAATAGCCCATCTTCATTAGAAGCTATTCTATCTAGAAGTATCGATTTAATTATTTTATCTGTTAATGACCAGAAGGATCATGTACTTCGTTTTGCGATAGAGCATGGAATAGATTATTTGGATATCACTAAACCAACACCCGCTTTACATAAGGCATTACAGATTACTACAGAATATACTAAGTATAATAGCCGTATTGTATTTGGCTCAGGTTGGATGGGAGGTATTGTTCCTGGATTAGTCAAATCTGCTGTGCCAACTACAGAAAAAATAGACAGCGTACAACTGTTGGTGTATTATTCTATAAAAGATAAAGCAGGCGAAAGTTCAGCTCATTTTATGGCAGAGCATGTTGCAACTCCTTTTGTTCAGTATCAAAAGAATCAACCTAAGGAGGTTTTACACTTTTTAGATAGTGAATCGTATTGTTTCTCTTTTGGGCTAAGAAATAGACAAGTTTACAACTTTGATACTCCTGATCTGTATATTTTGAATCAAGTAGAAGCTGTACCTACCGTAAGTGTGAAGATGACTTACAACTCTAAGTTTGTAACTCGTGTATTAGGCTGGATGCAGCAGTTCGGTGTATTTAAGAGAATGTCTTTAAAGACAAGGAGAAAGATATTTGGAGGTAGTGGAGCAGGAGATATATCAGTATTCGAAATCATTATTAAAGGCTCTCAGCAAGTAAGGAGAATTTTATTAAAGAGTGATAGAGGACAGGCAGAATTAACTGCTTTATCAGCCGTATTACATACAGAGGCATTAGTTAGTAATAAAGTTTTACCTGGGCAGTATTTTGCACATCAACTTCATGGAGAAAAAGCACTTTTCACAGGTTTACAACAATATGATTCTATAACAGTAAAAGAGATATAATGAAGAGAATAACAGTTATCAATGGACATCCAAATAAAGATTCACTGTGTTTTGGATTAGTAGATGCATATGTAAAAGGAGCCAGGCAGAGTGGAGCAGAAGTGAGAGAAATCACAGTAGCGAAGATGAGCTTTAATGCGAACCTACAGTATGGTTATCAGAAACGCATGGAACTAGAACCAGATTTAGTTAAGGCGATAGATGATATCAAATGGGCTGACCATCTTGTATGGGTACATCCTGTATGGTGGGGTGGACTTCCCGCTTTAGTAAAAGGATTTATCGATAGAATATTTCTACCAGGTATTATGTATCAGTATAGAGAGAATAGTATGTTATGGGACAAATTACTGAAAGGTAAAACAGCTCATATTATCACTACCTTAGATCAACCAGGATGGTATTATCGCCTGATGTATGGAAGACCTAGTGTCAATCAGCTAAAGAAATCAACACTGCAGTTCTGTGGTGTATCTCCCGTAAAAGTCACTTATATTGGAATTGTTAGAAACTCTAAAGAAGAGCAGAGGTTGAAGTGGATTGCTAGAGTAGAACAGCTAGGCAAACAATTGAAGTAAGAGCAATCTTGATTTTTGTTTTTATAGATATGGTATAAGAACTATAAAAGTACGAGAAGAGATAAATCTGTACTTTGTCCTATTAAATCTCCTATTAGGGTAAGAATAAAGAATAAGAACGCTATTAGTTTTGTAATGTCAAAATAATAGCGTTTTTTTATTCTATATAAATATCAACGTTATTATTCAATTTTAAAAAAGACAACAAAAATGGAAGAGTTTATAGACTTTGACAATTTAAAACGTCCTGTTTTAGTTCAATTTTATGCTGATTGGTGTGCTCCATGTAGAACACTATCAGGTATAATAGATCATATAGAGGAGGATATAGAAGCTAAAGTAGATTTGATAAGAGCAAATATAGATCAATGTAAGGACTTAAAAGAAGAGTTCTTTGTTCGCTCTGTACCCACGATGATTTTATTAAATAAGCAGGGAGATATCTATTGGCGTCAGACAGGTGTTGTTGCTCCACAAGAGATTATGAAGCACGTGTGGCAAGTAGATAAAGAATAATTTAAAGAATTGAAATAATGAATAACGTTGTATTATTAATTGAGTATGCTTTATTATTAGGCATAGGAGCTACTATATTTATGGATCTTTATGCAGTAGCTATTAAGAAACTGTTTAATATTCCATCATTGGACTATGCGATGGTAGGGAGATGGATAGGATCTTTTACGAAAGGAGTGTTTAGTCACC
It encodes the following:
- a CDS encoding TonB-dependent receptor gives rise to the protein MRPFKEVFFCFLLLLLPCLVNAQGTVGKVKGIVYDSQKTPIIGVSVSIKGSTIGVQTDLDGKFELQHTTGQHIILFNYVGMVEESRTVQFNTSPKSLSITMQDEPSVLDDVVVSVKGKVDALKEQAFTVSAVDMQKIANSTYDLNQILNKSSGIKVRQQGGVGSDYNFSVNGMSGKAVKFFVDGVPLEMLGKGVDMNTLPINMAQRVEIYKGVVPVHLSTDAMGGAVDIITNGNSKDYLDASYMTGSFNTHKVNLNGQLKDKGTGIIMRLNSAYNYSDNDYKMRDMKIYNPQAEKYEYRDVKRFNDRYKSLFVMAELGIEDKSWADMLFVGVSHSLFDKQIQTGSNQEIVYGGVKREGDANNYFLKYKKKDLLNDRFDINYYLGYSKSLEKGTDTLMRKYSWDGSYVPAAGSELTNPSLSRQHRDRVFSQLTTEYRISDSHKFNFNYMLDYVKNQSYNLLYDKREDAYPTKMTKQIFSINYQQDWFDKRWTNVFFGKYYLVDLDKTVFDSSTRKDVPVKNQSGNWGYGIASTFKITNELGLKASFEKSFRLLEPEEIFGDGVSITSNLALRPESSNNFNLGVYYSQRFDDHFVRFDAAGYIRDTKDYIYTVPNLFNSTFKYENLSNIFTRGVEGEFNYQYKNILNIMANITYNYAYDNTKYANNSDNVESATYKKEVPNQPWLYGNIDVSIGQDDWFQKDSRIELTYGVSMTEWFYKNWQSYGNKKNIPTIPRQTLHDVGINYSIAKGKYNFALNCTNIGNALAYDNFKLQKQGRAFYFKFRYSLK
- a CDS encoding glycoside hydrolase family 3 N-terminal domain-containing protein, encoding MKRLTVVLLLVASSAFGQVKFNQARQKQWVDSVYNTLNLEERIGQLFMVAAYSNKNEAHVQSLEKLVQEQHIGGLIFFQGGPVRQAEMTNRLQTLSRIPMLVGIDGEWGLSMRLEDTYRFPYNMTLGAVQDMDLIYQVGEAMAKQTKRLGMQFNFGPVLDININPKNPIIGVRSFGETREIVTDRASAFMQGYQSQDIFATGKHFPGHGDTSTDSHHKLPVIDFDKGRLNRVELYPYKKLFEEGLSSVMIAHLNLPAYEPNDIPTSLSYNIVTKLLKEELGFEGLIFTDALNMKAAANYLKPGEVDLAAFKAGNDLLLFSEDVPTALTKILDAYNTGEISEERLSHSVKKVLAYKYKSGMTKFSAIETGSLVKDLNAPVYDDLNQKLYEEAMTLTKNEDRLVPFKHLEKQKIAYVKLGDDDGSQFLSMLQNYDDVTEIAGDSLEDLSAFTTIIVGYHKVDNPWRKHDMSDTEKATLRNLAARKNTVLVSFAKPYALESMPLDKVNTVLVGYQNNKFAQQAAAQVLFGAIGAKGKLPVSINGSFAVGTGLKTKAIDRLGFSTAANEGMDPDVLNRIDAIAQGAIDKQYTPGIQVVVTRHGKVVYQKAFGHHTYDNSTKVLNTDLYDLASLTKILGTLPVLVKMYDDHKVRMETKLGQMLPMFKHTDKEDITFKDLLTHQSGLPAWIPFYKRTLAENNRPDPSLYSFFYTPEYPTQVSENLYIKKGYTNEILQQIADSKLSKKEYKYSDLGFIMMKEFVESKYHKTLDQVVESEYYNKMGAWRLTYLPLRKFDLNVIPPTEIDNYYRYTTVQGYVHDMGAAMQGGVAGHAGLFGSALDVAKMMQLYLNKGEYGGDRFFSEDTFNTFNECAYCSKGSRRGIGFDKPQKPGSPGPTCGCASMSSFGHTGFTGTMAWADPDKDLVFVFLSNRTYPDSNVNNLSKANIREDIQKVIYESIIK
- a CDS encoding thioredoxin family protein translates to MKKLVLSSLVLATVLTLVSCKQEVKTEQVATETEATTSDNTPTTAIDTAAAKQAIAKEKEALAKPYNEEEDGDAKITELIAKAKAEGKNVFVQAGGNWCIWCLRFNDFVQKNQDIKTVVDANYVYYHLNYTAKHKNAKAFEKYAPEGQKLGYPFFIVINGEGKTTNVISSGELEADKSYDVAKVKQMFVDNAPKK
- a CDS encoding (Fe-S)-binding protein codes for the protein MSANLVVPTMAEMMARGEQPEVLFWVGCSGSFDDRAKKITKAFVKILNKANVSFAVLGTEEGCTGDPAKRAGNEFAFQMQAMMNIQVLDGYEIKKIVTACPHCFNTLKNEYPDLGGKYEVVHHTQFLKSLLDDGRLTIEGGQFKGKRITFHDPCYLGRANQVYEAPRQLIEKLDAELVEMKRSRQNGFCCGAGGAQLFKEPEHGDKEVHVERTEEAIGTNAEIIAAGCPFCNTMLTDGVKFKEKESSVKVLDVAELIANAEDL